In the genome of Zobellia nedashkovskayae, the window ATCAGGCATTTCAGCAGCAAAAATATTAAATCCGTTATTGGCTAAATCATAAATTTGCTCTTTATCACCAGTCAATAGGTGCCAATCTAAATCTGCAATGCCATACTTTTCCGCATATGCCTTTAAAACCGTTGGTGTATCAAAATCTGGAGTTATTGAGAACGAAGCTATCCCAAAGTCCTCATTATCTTTAAATTCATCTTGTATAGTCACAAGGTTTTCGGTCATTACCGGACAAATAGAAGGGCAACTGGTGAAGAAAAACTCAACAACGAACACCTTGCCGTTATAGTCTTCATTAGATATCGTTAAACTATCTTGATTGATTAGGTTAAATGAAGGAACACGTTTTTGCTCGCCATTTAAAGTTATATAAGACAATGTACTTTTTGCGTGCTCAATATTTAACCGGTCGTTCTCTACCACTGTTCCGCTAGAAATCCGATCTACTATTTTCGGCACAAAAATAATTCCGAAAACCAGTATTACTAAAGACACCCAAACGTATGTATACTTCTTCATTTCAGTTTACAAATCAAAAACCCTTATTACTTTTGCCTATCCGCACTGTTCTTTTTTAGCGCTAATCTATATTCCGCCAATATGATTTTTACATCATCTACCATCTTATTGTTCAGCTCGGATACAGATGTAGCATTAAAACCATAAAGAGTAGCCTCTTCCTCGTCTTCTGACCTACCCCTAAGACTTAGGTCTTTATCTATTATAAAAGCGTAGGGCGTGCTTAAATCATCCTCTAGCTGAATGTCAGTTTTTAAGGAGTTGAAAAAATCATTAATTTGTTTTTCATCACCAAAAACAAAATTCCACTTGCTCATGTCTACCAATAGACCCAACTCTTTTTTTAACTCTGCAGCTTCCTCTTCCATCCCTTTTGGCATAACCATTACGAACTGAAAATCTTTAAATGCATAAAAACGCTTGTAGATTTTTTGGTTAAGGTTAAACGCATTGCCATTGGTGTTATTAGGATCATTCCCTAAGAAACCTAAAACAGTAATATTGTCTTTAAACGTAGCATCACCATCCATATTAACAACGTCATCTACACCATTGGTTAATATGGCAAGTTTTCCAAAGTTGGTAATACCAGAAGCAAAAAATAAATATGCCACGATAGGCAAAATGAACAATGTAATTAAGACCAAATATTTTTTCACCTTCATAAGAAAGAAGTGCTAAACACCAAATTTACGACAACTACAAAAATAAAAAAGACGGTTGTGAAACCGTCTTAGTATGCTGTTAATTTATTAAGATAATCTTACTTAGAAATTCCACTGTATGAAACCATCCTTGTAAACATTATATATATAATCTGCTTCAAAAAGAAGGATGAACAATAAATAGGCTACAAGAAATATAGGAGTCCATACTATTGCTCTTCTTAATGAGCTTTTTTCATCACGTAAGTGCATAAAGTCCCAAGCAATATAATAAGCTTTAACCAAAGTAAGGATAATAAATACCCAGTTAATTAACTTCATCCCCACAAAATGAGCATGTGTTAATGCTCTAGGTTTTGCAATACCTAATGCTACCTCTACAGCTGTAATAATGGACAAAAATATAAGTACTCCCCAGATTTTTTGGGTATTGGACTTAAATTTCAATAGTCCTCTAAAAATCTCTAGTTTGTGTGCGTGTGCCATATTATATTAATCTCAAATGCGTTATATATCGTTTTTCCGAAAAATAAGAGTTATACAAGATAAAAGAAGGTGAATACAAATACCCACACTAAATCTACAAAGTGCCAATAAAGCCCTACTTTTTCCACCATTTCATAATGGCCTCTTTTTTCGTAGGTGCCCAAAATCACATTAAAAAATATGATTACGTTAATAACTACTCCAGAGAAAACGTGAAAACCGTGAAAACCTGTTATAAAGAAGAAGAAATCCGCAAACAAACGGCTACCGTATTCATTACGAATTAAGTTAGCGCCTTCAACTACCAATTTACCATCTTTGATTTTCTTCAAAGACTCTTCTCTATTAAGTAAGGTCTTGTGCCCCTCGTGTTCTCCTTCCTGAACAATTTGTTCAGTACGGATAAGAATACTAGGATTAGCCTTAAAACCTTCCACAACCTCGTTGAAGGAATAACTAGGCAAGGAACCCTCGCCATAAAACCAAACACCCTTACTATTCTCGTGAACTGCGCGATCACCAGATATAGTCTTGGCAAAATCACGAATTGCAGCGCGTTCACCGGTCTCAGCATTTACAAATTGTAAAATTCTTCCACCTTTAGTTTCTACGGCACCATAATCTCCTTTTATAAAGGTTCCCCATTCCCAAGCCTGAGAGCCAACGAAAATTGCACCACCAATAATAGTAAAGAACATATACCAGATAACGGAATTTTTCTTCATTTTATGTCCTGCATCTACGGCTAACACCATAGTTACCGAAGACATAATAAGAATGAATGTCATGAAGGCCACATAAATCATGGGGTAATTACCATGAAAGAAAGGAACGTGGGTAAAAACCTCATCCGCAATCGGCCATATTTCTATAAACTTGAATCTTGAAAAGCCGTAAGCCGCTAAAAAGCCTGAAAAGGTTAATGCATCGGAAACGATAAAGAACCACATCATCAATTTACCATATGATGCTCCTAGGGGACGATTTCCGCCACCCCAAACGTTTTCTTCCGCCGTACCAGTTGTTACCGTTGAATCCATATATTTTGTAGTATGGTTAGATTTTGCACAAATTTATAGTTTTCATGTGTATTGTGAAAGCACTATACACATGAAAAACCAACTTTATTTAATTTTATTACCCTACGAAGTACATAAATGCCAGTAAATAAAC includes:
- a CDS encoding SCO family protein, which codes for MKKYTYVWVSLVILVFGIIFVPKIVDRISSGTVVENDRLNIEHAKSTLSYITLNGEQKRVPSFNLINQDSLTISNEDYNGKVFVVEFFFTSCPSICPVMTENLVTIQDEFKDNEDFGIASFSITPDFDTPTVLKAYAEKYGIADLDWHLLTGDKEQIYDLANNGFNIFAAEMPDSPGGFEHSGLFALVDKKGYLRSRADEFGNPIIYYRGAITEKQGENDHGETEQISILKEDIKRLLAE
- a CDS encoding cytochrome C oxidase subunit IV family protein, giving the protein MAHAHKLEIFRGLLKFKSNTQKIWGVLIFLSIITAVEVALGIAKPRALTHAHFVGMKLINWVFIILTLVKAYYIAWDFMHLRDEKSSLRRAIVWTPIFLVAYLLFILLFEADYIYNVYKDGFIQWNF
- a CDS encoding cytochrome c oxidase subunit 3, with translation MDSTVTTGTAEENVWGGGNRPLGASYGKLMMWFFIVSDALTFSGFLAAYGFSRFKFIEIWPIADEVFTHVPFFHGNYPMIYVAFMTFILIMSSVTMVLAVDAGHKMKKNSVIWYMFFTIIGGAIFVGSQAWEWGTFIKGDYGAVETKGGRILQFVNAETGERAAIRDFAKTISGDRAVHENSKGVWFYGEGSLPSYSFNEVVEGFKANPSILIRTEQIVQEGEHEGHKTLLNREESLKKIKDGKLVVEGANLIRNEYGSRLFADFFFFITGFHGFHVFSGVVINVIIFFNVILGTYEKRGHYEMVEKVGLYWHFVDLVWVFVFTFFYLV